The Bos mutus isolate GX-2022 chromosome 12, NWIPB_WYAK_1.1, whole genome shotgun sequence genome includes a window with the following:
- the CBY2 gene encoding protein chibby homolog 2 isoform X2 codes for MSPLECSECFGDQLLHRTYTWHLTLRGTAEPFLRLHNLYPTPRCARQAALPRLSRRVVSQHSYPLNRFSSVPLDPMERPTSQADLELDYNPPRVQLSDEMFVFQDGRWVSENCRLQSPYFSPSSSFHHKLHHKRLAKECLLQENKTLREENRALREENRMLRKENKILQVFWEEHQAALGRDDSRASSPLLHKDNASSLEAMKKETALQAHRGRENSTLQLLREENRALQQLLEQRKAYWAQPDEKAASTEEIKPISSPHEEPHGLLPDPGPGLPSPFEEPKGLPAPPDDSKTLRALREMVSTLSAQPGEEVGKGGPGLPDGSQSLELLREMNQALQALREENQSLQVLRDENRLLQEENRALHALREEHRLFQEENKALWENNKLKLQQKLVIDTVTEVTARMEMLIEELYAFMPAKSKDPKKPSRV; via the exons ATGTCACCTCTGGAATGTTCTGAGTGTTTTGGTGACCAGCTTCTGCACAGGACCTATACCTGGCACCTAACATTG AGGGGCACAGCCGAGCCCTTCCTGAGGCTCCACAACTTGTACCCCACCCCTCGCTGTGCCCGGCAGGCCGCCCTGCCCAGGCTGAGCCGTCGGGTGGTCAGCCAGCACTCCTACCCACTCAACCGCTTCTCGTCGGTGCCCCTGGACCCCATGGAGCGCCCCACGTCGCAGGCGGACCTGGAGCTGGATTACAACCCGCCGCGGGTGCAGCTCAGCGACGAGATGTTCGTCTTCCAGGACGGGCGCTGGGTCAGCGAGAACTGCCGGCTGCAGTCGCCCTACTTCTCCCCGTCCTCGTCCTTCCACCACAAGCTGCACCACAAGAGGCTGGCCAAGGAGTGCCTGCTGCAGGAGAACAAGACTCTGCGCGAGGAGAACAGGGCGCTGCGCGAGGAGAACCGCATGCTCCGCAAGGAGAACAAGATCCTGCAGGTCTTCTGGGAGGAGCACCAGGCCGCGCTGGGCCGCGATGACAGCCGGGCCTCTTCGCCGCTGCTGCACAAAGACAACGCCTCGTCCCTGGAGGCGATGAAGAAGGAGACGGCGCTGCAGGCGCACCGCGGCCGGGAGAACAGCACCCTGCAGCTCCTCCGCGAGGAGAACCGGGCCCTGCAGCAGCTGCTGGAGCAGAGGAAGGCCTACTGGGCCCAGCCCGACGAGAAGGCCGCCTCGACCGAGGAGATCAAGCCCATCTCCTCGCCCCACGAGGAGCCCCACGGGCTGCTGCCGGACCCGGGCCCcggtctcccctcccccttcGAGGAGCCCAAGGGCCTCCCGGCCCCGCCGGACGACTCCAAGACCCTCCGGGCCCTGCGGGAGATGGTGAGCACCCTGTCCGCGCAGCCCGGGGAGGAGGTGGGCAAGGGGGGCCCGGGCCTCCCCGACGGCAGCCAGTCCCTGGAGCTGCTGCGGGAGATGAACCAGGCGCTGCAGGCCCTGCGGGAGGAGAACCAGAGCCTGCAGGTCCTCCGCGATGAGAACCGGCTCCTGCAGGAGGAGAACCGGGCCCTGCATGCGCTGCGCGAGGAACACAGGCTCTTCCAGGAGGAGAACAAGGCGCTGTGGGAGAACAACAAGCTGAAGCTGCAGCAGAAGCTGGTCATCGACACGGTGACAGAGGTCACCGCCCGGATGGAGATGCTCATCGAGGAGCTGTACGCCTTCATGCCGGCCAAAAGCAAGGACCCCAAGAAGCCCAGCAGGGTCTGa
- the CBY2 gene encoding protein chibby homolog 2 isoform X1: MSPLECSECFGDQLLHRTYTWHLTLHSRPNFTRKRDTRSESLEIPINVVLPQRGTAEPFLRLHNLYPTPRCARQAALPRLSRRVVSQHSYPLNRFSSVPLDPMERPTSQADLELDYNPPRVQLSDEMFVFQDGRWVSENCRLQSPYFSPSSSFHHKLHHKRLAKECLLQENKTLREENRALREENRMLRKENKILQVFWEEHQAALGRDDSRASSPLLHKDNASSLEAMKKETALQAHRGRENSTLQLLREENRALQQLLEQRKAYWAQPDEKAASTEEIKPISSPHEEPHGLLPDPGPGLPSPFEEPKGLPAPPDDSKTLRALREMVSTLSAQPGEEVGKGGPGLPDGSQSLELLREMNQALQALREENQSLQVLRDENRLLQEENRALHALREEHRLFQEENKALWENNKLKLQQKLVIDTVTEVTARMEMLIEELYAFMPAKSKDPKKPSRV, from the exons ATGTCACCTCTGGAATGTTCTGAGTGTTTTGGTGACCAGCTTCTGCACAGGACCTATACCTGGCACCTAACATTG CACTCGAGGCCAAATTTTACAAGAAAAAGAGATACCAGATCTGAAAGCCTAGAAATTCCCATCAATGTGGTTCTACCTCAG AGGGGCACAGCCGAGCCCTTCCTGAGGCTCCACAACTTGTACCCCACCCCTCGCTGTGCCCGGCAGGCCGCCCTGCCCAGGCTGAGCCGTCGGGTGGTCAGCCAGCACTCCTACCCACTCAACCGCTTCTCGTCGGTGCCCCTGGACCCCATGGAGCGCCCCACGTCGCAGGCGGACCTGGAGCTGGATTACAACCCGCCGCGGGTGCAGCTCAGCGACGAGATGTTCGTCTTCCAGGACGGGCGCTGGGTCAGCGAGAACTGCCGGCTGCAGTCGCCCTACTTCTCCCCGTCCTCGTCCTTCCACCACAAGCTGCACCACAAGAGGCTGGCCAAGGAGTGCCTGCTGCAGGAGAACAAGACTCTGCGCGAGGAGAACAGGGCGCTGCGCGAGGAGAACCGCATGCTCCGCAAGGAGAACAAGATCCTGCAGGTCTTCTGGGAGGAGCACCAGGCCGCGCTGGGCCGCGATGACAGCCGGGCCTCTTCGCCGCTGCTGCACAAAGACAACGCCTCGTCCCTGGAGGCGATGAAGAAGGAGACGGCGCTGCAGGCGCACCGCGGCCGGGAGAACAGCACCCTGCAGCTCCTCCGCGAGGAGAACCGGGCCCTGCAGCAGCTGCTGGAGCAGAGGAAGGCCTACTGGGCCCAGCCCGACGAGAAGGCCGCCTCGACCGAGGAGATCAAGCCCATCTCCTCGCCCCACGAGGAGCCCCACGGGCTGCTGCCGGACCCGGGCCCcggtctcccctcccccttcGAGGAGCCCAAGGGCCTCCCGGCCCCGCCGGACGACTCCAAGACCCTCCGGGCCCTGCGGGAGATGGTGAGCACCCTGTCCGCGCAGCCCGGGGAGGAGGTGGGCAAGGGGGGCCCGGGCCTCCCCGACGGCAGCCAGTCCCTGGAGCTGCTGCGGGAGATGAACCAGGCGCTGCAGGCCCTGCGGGAGGAGAACCAGAGCCTGCAGGTCCTCCGCGATGAGAACCGGCTCCTGCAGGAGGAGAACCGGGCCCTGCATGCGCTGCGCGAGGAACACAGGCTCTTCCAGGAGGAGAACAAGGCGCTGTGGGAGAACAACAAGCTGAAGCTGCAGCAGAAGCTGGTCATCGACACGGTGACAGAGGTCACCGCCCGGATGGAGATGCTCATCGAGGAGCTGTACGCCTTCATGCCGGCCAAAAGCAAGGACCCCAAGAAGCCCAGCAGGGTCTGa